In one Saimiri boliviensis isolate mSaiBol1 chromosome 3, mSaiBol1.pri, whole genome shotgun sequence genomic region, the following are encoded:
- the TRAM1L1 gene encoding translocating chain-associated membrane protein 1-like 1: MLSSARPAPWIDSFLGGRGDPGLTWEWEAASPELLPRRRRCKEQPGRGRRLRLAGEYPGSATMGLRKKGARNPPVLSQEFILQNHADIVSCVGMFFLLGLVFEGTAEASIVFLTLQHSVAAPAAEEQAAGSKSLYYYGVKDLATVFFYMLVAIIIHATIQEYVLDKIHRRMQFTKAKQNKVNESGQFSVFYFFSCIWGTFILISENCLSNPTLIWRAHPHSMMTFQMKFFYISQLAYWFHAFPELYFQKTKKQDIPRQVVYIGLHLFHITGAYLLYLNHLGLLLLVLHYFVELLSHMCGLFYFSDEKYQKGISLWAIVFILGRLVTLIVSVVTVGFHLAGSQNQNPDAVTGNVNVLAAKIAVLSSSCTIQAYITWNLITLWLQRWVEDSNIQVSCMKKKRSRSSKKRTENGVGVETSNRVDCPPKRKEKSS; encoded by the coding sequence ATGCTCAGCTCCGCTCGGCCCGCGCCCTGGATCGATTCTTTTCTGGGCGGCCGCGGCGACCCCGGGCTGACTTGGGAATGGGAAGCGGCGTCCCCGGAGCTGCTCCCGAGGCGGCGCCGCTGTAAGGAGCAGCCGGGGCGGGGGAGGCGGCTGCGGCTCGCCGGTGAGTACCCGGGAAGCGCCACCATGGGGCTCCGTAAGAAGGGCGCCCGGAACCCGCCCGTGCTGAGTCAGGAGTTCATCCTGCAGAATCACGCGGACATCGTCTCCTGCGTGGGGATGTTCTTCCTGCTGGGGCTCGTGTTCGAGGGCACCGCAGAAGCATCCATCGTGTTTCTCACGCTTCAGCACAGCGTGGCCGCCCCTGCCGCGGAGGAACAAGCCGCGGGATCCAAGTCCCTTTATTATTACGGTGTCAAAGATTTGGCCACGGTTTTCTTCTACATGCTGGTGGCGATCATTATTCATGCCACAATCCAGGAGTATGTGTTGGATAAAATCCACAGGAGAATGCAGTTCACCAAAGCGAAACAAAACAAGGTTAACGAATCTGGTCAGTTTAGTgtgttctactttttttcttgtatttgggGCACATTCATTTTAATCTCTGAAAACTGCCTGTCAAACCCAACTCTCATATGGAGGGCTCATCCCCATAGCATGATGACATTTCAAATGAAGTTTTTCTACATATCCCAGTTGGCCTACTGGTTTCATGCTTTTCCTGAACTCTACttccagaaaaccaaaaaacaagacATCCCTCGTCAGGTTGTCTACATTGGTCTTCACCTCTTTCACATTACTGGAGCTTATCTCTTGTACTTGAATCATTTGGGACTTCTTCTTTTGGTACTGCATTATTTTGTTGAATTACTTTCCCACATGTGCGGCCTGTTTTACTTTAGTGATGAAAAGTACCAGAAAGGCATATCCCTGTGGGCCATCGTGTTTATCTTGGGTAGACTTGTGACTTTAATTGTTTCTGTGGTCACTGTTGGGTTTCACCTAGCTGGATCTCAGAATCAGAATCCCGATGCCGTTACTGGAAATGTGAATGTGTTGGCAGCTAAAATTGCTGTTCTGTCGTCTAGTTGCACTATCCAAGCCTACATAACGTGGAACTTAATTACTCTCTGGCTTCAGCGGTGGGTCGAGGATTCTAATATTCAGGTCTCATGTATGAAGAAGAAACGATCAAGGTCTtctaaaaaaagaacagaaaatggagTGGGAGTGGAAACTTCAAACAGAGTAGACTGTCCaccaaagaggaaagagaaatctTCATAA